A stretch of the Zeugodacus cucurbitae isolate PBARC_wt_2022May chromosome 6, idZeuCucr1.2, whole genome shotgun sequence genome encodes the following:
- the LOC105216978 gene encoding uncharacterized protein LOC105216978, which produces MSQASNMKANFGCFIVIFVCVCYASAEDESVDCTKPPRFIPLHMCCPVPDLSTEELMEQCAEFAKPPPPPPIGRGGPAKFEHSHHHPPHMRGLHPHPCLIECIFNKTEVIGENGEPDVDKFSALLDTTVKDNEEMAAIMEEAFEECTEKASELKAKIAEKISKNPEFAEKIANHRMQAACSPFGAMLMTCVNMETFKNCPASVWNDSTECNTVRDFINECKRV; this is translated from the exons ATGAGTCAAGCTTCGAATATGAAGGCCAACTTTGGATGTTTTATagtgatttttgtttgtgtg TGCTATGCCAGTGCCGAGGATGAAAGTGTGGATTGCACTAAGCCGCCACGTTTCATT CCGCTCCACATGTGCTGTCCGGTGCCTGATCTTAGTACCGAAGAGCTGATGGAGCAATGTGCTGAGTTTGCCAAAcctccaccaccaccgccgaTCGGACGTGGCGGTCCAGCAAAGTTTGAGCATTCACATCATCATCCACCGCATATGCGTGGATTGCATCCACATCCT TGTCTGATCGAgtgcattttcaataaaaccgAAGTTATTGGCGAGAATGGCGAGCCGGATGTGGACAAATTTAGCGCGCTGCTCGACACAACCGTTAAGGATAATGAAGAAATGGCCGCCATTATGGAGGAAGCATTCGAGGAGTGCACAGAGAAGGCCAGCGAGTTGAAAGCGAAGATCGCTGAAAAGATTAGCAAAAATCCGGAATTTGCCGAGAAAATAGCTAATCATAGAATGCAAGCGGCCTGTTCGCCTTTCGGCGCCATGCTGATGACTTGTGTAAATATGGAGACATTCAAAAACTGTCCCGCCTCTGTTTGGAATGATAGTACGGAATGTAACACGGTGCGTGACTTTATCAATGAGTGTAAGCgtgtttga
- the LOC105217004 gene encoding general odorant-binding protein 67-like, whose product MSQASNMKANFGYFVVILVFVCFASAENESVDCTKPPRFIPLEMCCPEPDLSTKELMEQCAEYAGQSHPYQCLIECILNKTEVLGGNGEPDVDKFSALLDTTVKDNEEMAAIMEEAFETCTEKLSELKTKIAEKMSQNPEYAEKMANHRMQAGCLPYGAVLMNCVHTETFENCPASVWNDSTECNTVRDFIKECKHE is encoded by the exons ATGAGCCAAGCCTCGAATATGAAAGCCAACTTTGGATATTTTGTAGTGATTTTAGTATTTGTG TGCTTTGCCAGTGCCGAGAATGAAAGTGTGGATTGCACTAAGCCGCCACGTTTCATT CCACTCGAGATGTGCTGCCCAGAACCAGACCTGAGTACTAAAGAGCTGATGGAGCAATGTGCTGAATATGCTGGACAATCACATCCATATCAA TGTTTGATCGAGTGCATTTTGAATAAAACCGAAGTTTTGGGGGGAAACGGTGAACCCGATGTCGACAAATTTAGCGCTCTGCTCGACACAACTGTTAAAGATAATGAAGAAATGGCCGCCATTATGGAGGAAGCATTTGAGACTTGCACAGAAAAGTTAAGCGAGTTGAAGACGAAGATAGCCGAAAAGATGAGCCAAAATCCGGAATATGCCGAGAAAATGGCCAATCATAGAATGCAAGCGGGCTGTTTGCCCTATGGCGCTGTTCTGATGAATTGTGTTCATACGGAGACATTTGAAAATTGCCCCGCTTCTGTTTGGAATGATAGTACGGAATGTAACACTGTGCGCGACTTTATTAAGGAGTGTAAGcatgaataa
- the LOC105216979 gene encoding uncharacterized protein LOC105216979 — translation MSQASNMRTNFGYFVVILVFVCYASAEDKSVDCNKPPRYIPFHMCCSVPDLSTEELMKQCAKFDHSQYQHYPPHMHGLHHHPCLIECIFNKTEVISDNGEPDVDKFSALLDTTVKDNEEMAAIMEAAFETCAEKMSDLKAMIAEEMSKNPEYAEKITNHSMQSGCSPYGAILMKCVNMETFEKCPASAWNDSTECNTVRDFIKECEHI, via the exons ATGAGCCAAGCTTCGAACATGAGGACTAACTTTGGATATTTTGTAGTGATTTTAGTATTTGTG TGCTATGCCAGTGCCGAGGATAAAAGTGTAGATTGCAACAAGCCGCCACGTTATATT CCGTTCCACATGTGCTGTTCAGTGCCTGATCTTAGTACCGAAGAGCTGATGAAGCAATGTGCAAAGTTTGACCATTCACAATATCAACATTATCCACCGCATATGCATGGCTTACATCATCATCCT TGTCTGATCGAgtgcattttcaataaaaccgAAGTTATTAGCGATAACGGTGAACCGGATGTCGACAAATTTAGCGCTTTGCTCGACACAACCGTTAAGGATAATGAAGAAATGGCCGCCATTATGGAGGCAGCATTCGAGACGTGCGCAGAAAAAATGAGTGATTTGAAGGCGATGATCGCCGAAGAGATGAGCAAAAATCCGGAATATGCCGAGAAAATTACTAATCATAGCATGCAATCGGGTTGTTCGCCCTACGGCGCGATTCTGATGAAATGTGTTAATATGGAGACATTCGAAAAATGCCCCGCTTCTGCTTGGAATGATAGTACGGAATGTAACACGGTGCGCGACTTTATCAAGGAGTGtgaacatatttaa
- the LOC105217002 gene encoding uncharacterized protein LOC105217002, producing the protein MEMAALEQEFVDFFAECKKQGFSAAEMRAICQPLLPHRSNRCWAVTCALLAIFGAVYLLYNWCDEFSWFVSAIGRLLLLQVLPYWDWTPLYNSRCLIERTLDKVDSGSVSSTTKILERYETEAGNCVLCETLERIPTSSNITFSILESMHLERGWPVIVTDSHQPLTLNTLLNQMYNSSLDFLESDPCDVSTNLMLKKLFNLELALEKIKNTTPTNNKWFLQLRNCQRRAVKASRRFVTRPYYYPLHLEPFYSSWVLLSQNYANEKLREIYLRGLIFVQQLSGHFDIRLRPKQPCQERCPVVNIRLGAGECLIFSTDLWVFSYGTETIESKLVSLATVLEIDWQL; encoded by the exons ATGGAGATGGCTGCATTGGAACAAGAATTTGTCGATTTCTTCGCCGAGTGCAAGAAGCAAGGATTTAGCGCCGCCGAGATGCGTGCCATATGTCAGCCGTTGTTGCCACATCGCAGCAACAGATGTTGGGCGGTGACGTGCGCTTTGCTGGCTATCTTCGGTGCAGTATATCTACTCTACAATTGGTGCGATGAATTTAGTTGGTTTGTCAGCGCCATCGGGCGGTTGTTGCTGCTACAGGTGTTACCCTATTGGGATTGGACTCCACTATATAATAGTCGCTGTCTGATTGAGCGTACTTTAGATAAGGTGGACTCGGGAAGTGTGTCATCCACCACGAAAATCCTGGAGCGCTATGAAACTGAAGCTGGGAATTGTGTGCTCTGTGAGACGTTGG AACGCATTCCCACATCGTCGAATATCACCTTCTCAATACTGGAATCTATGCATCTCGAACGTGGTTGGCCAGTGATTGTCACCGACTCGCATCAACCACTTACGCTTAACACACTGCTCAATCAAATGTATAACTCGTCGCTGGATTTTCTGGAAAGTGATCCCTGTGATGTCTCAACGAATTTAATGCTGAAGAAGCTCTTTAACTTAGAACTGGCTTTGGAGAAGATCAAGAATACAACACCAACTAACAATAAATGGTTCCTACAATTACGTAATTGTCAGCGACGCGCTGTCAAGGCTTCGCGTCGCTTCGTCACAAGACCATACTACTATCCGCTACATCTTGAGCCATTCTACTCGAGTTGGGTGCTGCTGTCGCAGAACTATGCGAACGAAAAATTGCGAGAAATCTATTTACGTGGCTTGATCTTCGTTCAGCAGCTGAGCGGTCACTTTGATATACGTCTGCGACCGAAGCAACCCTGCCAAGAGCGTTGCCCTGTGGTGAATATACGTTTGGGTGCTGGAGAATGCTTGATTTTCTCCACGGATTTGTGGGTTTTCAGCTATGGTACTGAGACGATCGAAAGTAAACTCGTTTCGTTGGCGACAGTGTTGGAAATCGATTGGCAGTTGTAG
- the LOC105217001 gene encoding uncharacterized protein LOC105217001: MSQASNMRTNLGYFVVICVLGCYASAEDKSVDCTKPPPFVPLHMCCHVPDLSTIALKEQCAEFAKPPTPPPMGRGGPAKVDQSHPTHMHELHLHPCLIECIFNKTEVFGENGEPDVDKFSTLVDTTVKDNKELATSMKESFGTCAKKMIVLKANIAEEKSKNPEYAEKMAKQNMQMGCSPFGAILMDCVNMETFKNCPVSAWNDSTECNAVRDFIKECEHV; encoded by the exons ATGAGCCAAGCTTCGAATATGAGGACTAACCTTGGatattttgttgtgatttgtgTTTTGGGG TGCTATGCCAGTGCCGAGGATAAAAGTGTGGATTGCACTAAGCCGCCACCTTTCGTa CCACTGCACATGTGCTGCCACGTGCCTGACCTTAGTACCATAGCGCTGAAGGAACAATGTGCTGAATTTGCCAAACCGCCGACACCACCACCGATGGGACGTGGCGGTCCAGCAAAGGTTGATCAGTCACATCCAACGCATATGCATGAACTACATCTACATCCC TGCCTGATCGAgtgcattttcaataaaaccgAAGTGTTTGGCGAGAATGGTGAACCCGATGTTGACAAATTTAGCACGTTGGTCGACACAACCGTTAAGGATAATAAGGAATTGGCCACCAGTATGAAAGAATCATTCGGGACTTGCGCTAAGAAAATGATCGTTTTGAAAGCGAATATTGCCGAAGAGAAGAGTAAAAATCCGGAATATGCCGAAAAGATGGCTAAACAAAACATGCAAATGGGATGTTCGCCCTTCGGTGCCATTCTAATGGATTGTGTTAATATGGAGACATTCAAAAATTGTCCCGTTTCTGCTTGGAATGATAGTACGGAATGTAATGCGGTGCGTGACTTTATCAAGGAGTGTGAGCATGTTTAA